The following is a genomic window from Geobacillus subterraneus.
TTTGTCGCCATTTACTTGAATACGAAAAACCAAGTCATCCACCGCAAAACGGTGTTCATCGGCAGTTTAAACGCCTCGATCGTCCATCCGCGCGAAGTGTTTAAAGAGGCGATCAAACGATCCGCCGCCTCAGTCATTTGCGTGCATAACCACCCCTCTGGCGACCCGACGCCAAGCCGCGAGGACATCGATGTCACAAAGCGGCTCGCCGAATGCGGGCGCATGATCGGCATCGAGCTTCTTGACCATCTCATTATCGGCGATCAAAAATTCATCAGTTTGAAAGAAAAAGGCTATGTCTAACGGTTCTCATTTTTTGTCGAATCAGGTATAATATCAATTATGAGTTTTTCCGAATCCGTTTGGGCGGTGCTGTGCAACTTATAAATGACTGACATCCGACCAATTTTGCCAATATAAAGATGATATGCATTTCGTTTCGGAAAGGAAGATCAACAATATGTTTGGATTTGGAACAAAAGATCTCGGGATCGACTTAGGGACAGCGAATACGCTCGTTTACGTAAAAGGAAAAGGAATCGTGCTCAGAGAGCCGTCCGTCGTTGCCATTCAGCGCGATACAAAGCAAATTGTCGCCGTCGGCAATGAAGCGAAAAACATGATCGGGCGCACGCCGGGCAACATCGTGGCGCTGCGGCCGATGAAAGATGGCGTCATTGCTGACTACGAGACGACAGCGACGATGATGAAATACTATATCCGCAAAGCCATCAAAACGAAAGGACTGTTCGCTGGCAAGCCGTATGTGATGGTATGTGTGCCGTATGGCATCACAGCGGTCGAAGAGCGGGCGGTCATCGATGCGACGCGCCAGGCCGGAGCGCGCGACGCGTATACGATTGAAGAGCCGTTTGCCGCGGCGATCGGCGCTAACTTGCCGGTATGGGAGCCGACCGGCAGCATGGTCGTGGACATTGGCGGCGGCACGACCGAGGTGGCGGTCATTTCGCTCGGCGGCATCGTGACGAGCCAGTCGATTCGCATTGCCGGCGATGAAATGGATGAGGCCATCATTCAATACATCCGCAAAACGTACAATTTGATGATCGGTGAGCGGACGGCAGAGGCGATCAAAATGGAAATCGGCTCTGCCGGAAATCCGGAAGGGATCGGCAAAATGGAAATTCGCGGCCGCGACTTACTGACCGGGCTGCCGAAAACGATCGAAATTAGCGCGGAAGAAGTGGCAGAGGCGCTGCGCGATACCGTTTATGCGATCGTTGACTCGGTGAAAAACACGCTCGAAAAAACACCGCCGGAGCTGGCCGCCGACATTATGGACCGCGGCATTGTGTTGACAGGCGGCGGGGCTTTGCTGCGCAATTTGGACAAAGTCATCAGCAAGGAAACGGACATGCCGGTCATCGTCGCTGAAAATCCGTTGGATTGCGTGGCGATCGGCACCGGCAAGGCGCTCGACCATATTGACTTGTTTAAAAACAAGGCGAGAGACCATCGCTGACAGTAAGAAGGTGCTGATGCATGCCACAGTTTTTCGGAAATAAGCGCCTCATTTTTTTGCTTGTCAGCATTGTCATTCTTGTCATGTTGATCGGCTTTTCGCTGCGCAGCCGCGAGGAACTGACGTGGCCGGAGCAGTTTATCAAAGACACTGCCGGTTTTGTTCAGCTTCTGTTTGGGAAGCCCGCACAGTTTGTCGCGGGCTTCTTTGAAAATGTGAACGACCTCCGCCATACATATGCGGAAAACGAGTTGTTGAAAGCAAGGCTTGAAGAATACGCGGCGCTGCAGACAGAGGTCGAAGCGCTGCGCCAGGAAAATGAGCGGCTGCGCGCGCTGCTTGATAAAAAGGAGAGCTTGCGCGATTTTATTCCGATTCAGGCGACGGTGATCGGACGAAACCCGGACCGCTGGCGGGAGACGATCATTGTCAACAAAGGCGCGCAGCACGGGGTGAAAAAAGATATGGCGGTCATTACCCCGGCTGGGCTCGTCGGCAAGGTGCAGCACGCTTCGCAATTTACGTCCACGGTGCAACTGCTGAGCGCGCTTGACCAAAACAACCGCATTTCCGCTTACGTCCAAGGGAATGAAAATGTATTCGGGTTAATCGAAGGATATGATGAAAAGCGGCGCGAACTGTTGCTTGGCGAAATTCCGATTGACGCCAAGGTGAAAAAGAAGCAAAAAGTGTTGACTTCCGGCCTCGGCGGCGTGTTTCCGAAAGGATTGCCGATCGGCGAAGTGACCGAGGTCAAGCCGGATCAGTACGGACTGACGCAAGTCGTCTATGTCAAGCCGTTTGCCAACTTGTATGATATTGATGATGTGATGATTGTGAAACGAAAAATCGATGCGGCACTGCAAGAAGAGGAGGAGGCAAAGTGAAAAAGTGGCAGCTCCCTTTCCTTGCGGTGTTATGTTTTGTCAGCGAAAGCATTTTTGTTGATGTGTGGCCGAAGGGTGACGTATATGTCCGCTATTTTTTTGTTCCCCGTTTTTTTCTCATTTTTTTAGTGCTGACGGCTGTGTATCTCGGTGGGACGCGGGCGATGGGGTACGGGTTCGTTTTCGGGTTCCTGTACGATTACGTCTATACGGAGCTGCTTGGCGTTTACGCGTTTGCCTACACGCTCATCGCCTATGTAGCGGGCAAAGCGATGAAATGGTTTCACCAGAGCTGGCTCGTTGTTTTTTTGCTGTCGCTGTCGGCCATTGCGTTGCTTGACAGTTACGTGTACGGCATTCAGCTGTTGATCGGGCGGACGGATTGGCCGTTTTCCGTTTTTTGGGATCGTCGTTTATGGCCGACGTTGCTGGTAAACATCGCGTTTTTTCTCATCTTCTCGTACCCGCTCGGACGGTGGCTGGCAAAAATTCGCCGGTTGGAGCAGGAAGAATAAAAGAGGAAAAACGGCCCGTTCTGTAGAATTATTCGTTGGGGTGAACGTTGTGGCAAAACAAAAGCAGCAGTACGTGACGATTAAAGGGACGAAAGATGGGCTGACGCTGCATCTTGATGACCGTTGCTCGTACGACGATTTGTTGAAAGAGATCGAGGAGCGGCTCGTCAAACACTCCGGCGTCGCGCCCAACAGCCCGCTCGTCTCCGTCCATCTGAAAGTCGGGAACCGCTACTTGACGCCCGCCCAAGAGGAGGAGTTGCGTGCGCTCATCCGCCGTTCGAAAAATTTGGTCGTCGATTCGATCGAAAGCAATGTGATGTCGAAAGCGGAAGCGATCGAATGGATACAGAAAACGAAAATCGTCACTGTCTCGCGTATTATTCGTTCCGGGCAAGTGCTCCATGTGGAGGGGGATTTGCTGCTGCTCGGCGATGTGAACCCCGGCGGAACGGTCATTGCCGGAGGCAACATTTTCATCCTCGGCGCCTTGCGCGGCATCGCTCACGCCGGATATGCCGGAAATAAAGAGGCGATTATCGCCGCGTCGGTGATGAAGCCGATGCAGCTGCGCATCAGCGATGTCATGAATCGTGCTCCCGATTACAAAACGGACGAAGGAAATGAGATGGAATGTGCCTATATTAATGAACAGAATCAAATTGTTGTCGACCGCCTGCAGCTGCTCATGCATTTGCGGCCGAATTTGACGCGCTTAGAAAGGAGAATGTAACCGTGGGAGAAGCGATCGTCATCACTTCCGGGAAAGGCGGCGTCGGCAAAACGACGACGACCGCGAACCTTGGAACGGCCCTCGCCATTTTAGGGAAGCGGGTGTGCCTTGTCGATACGGACATCGGGCTGCGCAACCTTGATGTCGTATTGGGGCTTGAAAACCGAATTATTTATGACTTAGTGGATGTCGTCGAAGGGCGCTGTACGGTGCAAAAAGCGCTTGTCAAAGATAAGCGGTTCGATAACCATTTGTATTTGCTGCCGGCGGCGCAGACGAGCGATAAATCGGCGGTCAATCCGGGGCAGATGAAAGAGCTGGTTGAGCAGCTGAAGCAGGAATACGATTATGTGCTCATCGACTGCCCGGCCGGCATTGAGCAAGGATACCGCAACGCCGTCGCCGGCGCGGACGAGGCGATCGTCGTCACGACGCCGGAAGTGTCAGCGGTTCGCGATGCCGACCGCATCATCGGCCTGCTTGAAGCGGAAGAGCACGTCAAGCCGCCGCGCCTCATCATCAACCGCATCCGCAGCCATATGGTGAAAAGCGGCGATATGCTCGATGTCGATGAAATTGTCATGCATTTATCGATCGAACTGCTCGGTATTATCGCCGATGATGAAAACGTGATCAAGGCGTCCAACCGCGGCGAGCCGATCGTCCTTGACCCGAACAGCAAAGCGTCGATCGCCTACCGCAACATCGCCCGCCGCATCCTCGGCGAGTCGGTGCCGCTGCCGCCGCTTGAGGAAGAAGAGAAAGGATTGTTCTCGAAGATTCGAAAAATATTTAGTTTAAAGTAGGGGAATGGGGGCAATTCCGTGGGGAAATTGCCCTTTTTGTTTTGTCCATCGCTTGCAGAAGTGCGGCCGGCGGGCAG
Proteins encoded in this region:
- the minD gene encoding septum site-determining protein MinD, which gives rise to MGEAIVITSGKGGVGKTTTTANLGTALAILGKRVCLVDTDIGLRNLDVVLGLENRIIYDLVDVVEGRCTVQKALVKDKRFDNHLYLLPAAQTSDKSAVNPGQMKELVEQLKQEYDYVLIDCPAGIEQGYRNAVAGADEAIVVTTPEVSAVRDADRIIGLLEAEEHVKPPRLIINRIRSHMVKSGDMLDVDEIVMHLSIELLGIIADDENVIKASNRGEPIVLDPNSKASIAYRNIARRILGESVPLPPLEEEEKGLFSKIRKIFSLK
- the mreC gene encoding rod shape-determining protein MreC gives rise to the protein MPQFFGNKRLIFLLVSIVILVMLIGFSLRSREELTWPEQFIKDTAGFVQLLFGKPAQFVAGFFENVNDLRHTYAENELLKARLEEYAALQTEVEALRQENERLRALLDKKESLRDFIPIQATVIGRNPDRWRETIIVNKGAQHGVKKDMAVITPAGLVGKVQHASQFTSTVQLLSALDQNNRISAYVQGNENVFGLIEGYDEKRRELLLGEIPIDAKVKKKQKVLTSGLGGVFPKGLPIGEVTEVKPDQYGLTQVVYVKPFANLYDIDDVMIVKRKIDAALQEEEEAK
- the mreD gene encoding rod shape-determining protein MreD, coding for MKKWQLPFLAVLCFVSESIFVDVWPKGDVYVRYFFVPRFFLIFLVLTAVYLGGTRAMGYGFVFGFLYDYVYTELLGVYAFAYTLIAYVAGKAMKWFHQSWLVVFLLSLSAIALLDSYVYGIQLLIGRTDWPFSVFWDRRLWPTLLVNIAFFLIFSYPLGRWLAKIRRLEQEE
- the minC gene encoding septum site-determining protein MinC; this translates as MNVVAKQKQQYVTIKGTKDGLTLHLDDRCSYDDLLKEIEERLVKHSGVAPNSPLVSVHLKVGNRYLTPAQEEELRALIRRSKNLVVDSIESNVMSKAEAIEWIQKTKIVTVSRIIRSGQVLHVEGDLLLLGDVNPGGTVIAGGNIFILGALRGIAHAGYAGNKEAIIAASVMKPMQLRISDVMNRAPDYKTDEGNEMECAYINEQNQIVVDRLQLLMHLRPNLTRLERRM
- a CDS encoding rod shape-determining protein gives rise to the protein MFGFGTKDLGIDLGTANTLVYVKGKGIVLREPSVVAIQRDTKQIVAVGNEAKNMIGRTPGNIVALRPMKDGVIADYETTATMMKYYIRKAIKTKGLFAGKPYVMVCVPYGITAVEERAVIDATRQAGARDAYTIEEPFAAAIGANLPVWEPTGSMVVDIGGGTTEVAVISLGGIVTSQSIRIAGDEMDEAIIQYIRKTYNLMIGERTAEAIKMEIGSAGNPEGIGKMEIRGRDLLTGLPKTIEISAEEVAEALRDTVYAIVDSVKNTLEKTPPELAADIMDRGIVLTGGGALLRNLDKVISKETDMPVIVAENPLDCVAIGTGKALDHIDLFKNKARDHR